The genomic window GCAAGAGAAAATGTAGATTTAATTCCTAGTCCCATGCTAAGTTTATCCAACGGTACCCCCCCTAACATTTTCACAGATAGTAAAGAAGTGATTCTTTGTTAAGTCAAATTAGTTTTCTTTATTATCATATGTGTTACAATCAAAAGTGGACGGGGCAAAACATAACTTTTATTACGATTATTCAACGTCATTAGTTGTTAAAACTACATCCGATATGAAGGTAAGCTCACAAAGGAGTTGACGCGTATGCGTAAATTTATTCAAGAACTATATAATATGTATCGTGAAAAGCTATCTGGGGATGAAGAAGACGCTGATTTTTTAGCTTTTTCAGTATTAGAGGAATTGAATCGCGAGGATTTAATGGAATTTATACAAGAAATGGGCACCCAAGAGTTAACCGATATGGTCGGTTTATATATGATTGAGCACTTAAAAGCATTAATTGGCGAGGAACAAATCTCGGAGATGAAATCTGTCGACCATTCAAATGGACGTATTATCCATTAGCCGCTCCCTAACAGACCTTCATGGTCTGTTTTTTTGAAAAAAATAAATAAAACCACTAACTTCTTAGTATTGTCGGATGTCATCGTACATTACTTAATTATTTTGCGCCTGAAAGTACTATTACCTTTTCATTTTCCATTGTCATTGTCATACACCTCATTACATTGTTGATATGAAAAATTTAGAAATAACACGCTCCTCATTCAGTCAGTCCCCTTACATGTTATACACCATCAGAAGAGCTCTAACATAAAGAGCACAGGATAGTATGATCCCATGCTCTCTCTCAATCAGTTAACCATTTTATGAATTGTCGATATCGTCTTGTCTATGTCTTCATTGGTCACATCATAATGAGTAGTAAAGCGAACAAGCGAAGGTCCAAATGGGACAGCTAAAATTCCCTGTTGCTTGAGCTCCTCTACAAATTGCTGTGATGTTTTATTTTGCTTTTTAACATCTACTATAACAATATTTGTTTCAACGTTATTCACGACCTCAAGGCCAGAAAAGTTTGCGAAACCCTCCGCAAGAATGCTCGCCTTTTTATGGTCCTCCACTAGTCGTTCTGTCATGCTTGTTAACGCAATCAACCCTGGTGCTGCAATAATCCCTGCTTGACGTAAGCCACCACCAAGACGCTTTCGCCATTTTCTAGCTTTCTCAATAAATGTCTTATCTCCTGCTAGTATAGAACCAACAGGCGCACCAAGTCCTTTTGATAAACATACTTGTACCGTTGTCACATACTTAGTAATGTCTGAAACACGAACTTGTAGAGCAACAGCAGCATTAAACAAACGTGCTCCATCTAAATGAGTTGGTATATGATGGCGGTTCGCCACATCGGCAATAGCTTTCATGTTATCCAAACCTACTACGGCTCCACCAGCTCTGTTATGTGTATTTTCTAAACAAATAAGTCCTGTTTCAGGCATATGAACATCATCGGGTCGAATAGCTGCTTCCACATCTTCTACTGACATAGTCCCCCGCTTACCTATTATAGTTCTTGGCTGTACCCCGGCAAAAGCAGATATCGCCGCACCCTCGTAATAAAACAAATGAGACTCCGCCTCTAAAATGACTTCATTGCCGCTTTGGCAGTGTGTTAAAACGGCCACTTGGTTTCCTTGCGTACCACTTGTGACAAATAGAGCTGCTTCTTTTCCTAGTATTTCGGCTGCCTTTTCTTCTAGCTTTAGTACAGTAGGATCTTCACCATACACATCATCCCCTACTTCTGCCTCGTAGCTTGCTCGTCGCATGTCTTCTGTCGGTTTCGTTACCGTATCACTTCGCAAATCTATCAACATGATACCCTCCTATTGTTTCGTAGGTCGAATTATTATATACATACTTTACTAGATACGACAGAAGGCGTAAAGACTAAGCGAAAAAAAAAAGACTTACTAAAAAGTAAGTCTTTCGCACATCTATTTTCCGAGGAATGCATTTAACATCCAAACATGCTTTTCTAAGCTTTGGTGGATGGCTAACAGCATATCTCCTGTTGTTTCATCATCTACTTCATCAGCTAAAGACATACCGTCCTTCAATTCAGCTGTTACAGTTGTAAAATCATCCGCAATTATACGTACCATTTCTTTTGCATCCTCTTGACCTGCAGCTTCCTTTATAGTAGCCGTTTCAAGAATTTCCGACATTGTAGCAACTGGCTTCCCACCTAGAGCTAATAGACGTTCAGCCAACTCATCAATATGTACGGCTGCTTCTGTATAAAGCTCTTCAAATTTCGCATGTAACGTGAAAAACTCTGGACCTGTTACGAACCAATGATAATTATGGAGCTTGATGTAAAGAACACTCCAATTTGCTATTTGCTTATTTACTACTTGTGTTAATTGATTAGACATGTAAACATCTCCTCCTTCTAAGTTATTAGTACCCCATTTGCAATTGTGCAAACCTCACATTTACAAAAAAAAGAGAACAGCAATATTTTGTTGTTCTCCGACATAATAAAAGGTTTGATGTAATTTAAATATAGCAAATTAAAATATTTTTGTTACTGATTTCACAAAATATTCATGAATTATTCAAACACTTTTGCTAGATTTTCCTTAGACTGATTTAACCAAAAGTTCATGAGCTTTTTTGCACCTTCTAAGTCATGAAGCTTTGCTTGCCCACATTGTGTTTCGTTGGCTGCTGGTATCTCACTTATAGTCACAGCCGCTTTCATAGTATCCGCTAATAGATCAATAATTTCCTTTACAGTTGCATTCCCACTTACGACTAAATAAAATCCGGTTTGACAGCCCATAGGAGATACATCAATTATTTCAAAATGATTATACTTTTGAGCATACTCACGAATATTAAATGCTAACAAATGTTCAAGTGTATGGATGACATCCGGCTTCATTGCTTGTTTATTTGGCTGGCAAAAACGAATATCAAATTTGTTTATTTCTCCGTCACTTCCTACTTTATGTAAGCCACAATGTCTCACATATGGTGCTTTAACCGCAGTGTGATCTAGTTCAAAGCTTTCTACAGATGGCATATGTCGCTCTCCTTTTCACATTTTATTTTAACGCCTAATACATTGTATTTCTCATATTATAAGGAATATGATATATTTTGTGATAGTAAAGGTAGGTGTTACATTATGAGAGTCATATTTATAGCGATTATTCGTTTTTATCAAAAATTCATCTCTCCTCTTAAGCCACCAACGTGTCGCTTTTATCCAACATGCTCGCATTATGGACTCGAAGCTATTAAACGTCATGGCGCATTAAAAGGTGGATGGCTAACAATCAAAAGAATTAGTAAGTGTCATCCGTTTCACCCAGGTGGCTTTGATTACGTACCAGAAAAAAAGAAAAAATAATCACTTCTTAACAAGCTTTTCTTCATTCCCATTTATAATGAGATCAAGCTTACCCGTTTCGGGGTCAATAACTAAGCCATGAATAGCTACATCTAAAGGTATTAAAGGATGATGTTTAATAATATCGACACTATGTCTTACGCTATCCTCCACATTCTCAAAACCATGCAGCCATCCATGTAAATCAACACCTGCATACTCAATAGTGTTAATTGTCTCTTCTGAAATGCCACGTGATTTCGCTTCCTCGATAACTCTATCTGCATTCAAGCTTTTCATCCCACAATCATGGTGTCCGATAACCATGACTTCTTGTGCTTTTAATTCATAAATTGCTACGAGAATACTACGCATAATACTACCAAATGGGTGAGCTACTAATGCCCCTGCATTTTTTACAATTTTCATATCTCCATACTTTAAATTCATCGCTTTAGGTAGCATGTCAATTAATCGTGTATCCATACAAGTTAAAACAACAAGCTTTTTGTTTGGATACTTCGTTGTTTGATACTTAACATATTCCTTCTTAGTTACAAACTGTTCATTGAATTCTAGCATATCCATTAGCAGACTCATTGCAATTCAATCCCCCTTATCGAATACGTATTATAACCAATATATCACAGCTACAGCATATAGCGGGTCCTTAGTTTAAAAAATTCCGACTTCTTTTCATACATGTTTAAGTGAAATAAGATGCATAACACTTTCCAAAATGTGGACAATAATGTTTGTACATAAAATAGATAGTCCAGAGTTATATATCTTCAACTCTAACTAGTTACTAAGTGCAGGTATTATAACTCCCTATATTGATATTTAAAATGAAAGGAAGTCACAGTATGGATGACATCGTTATTGCCCGCTCATTATTTGGAACAACAATGGGCGTACATATTATTTTTGCGACTCTTGGAGTCGGTCTACCATTAATGATTTTACTAGCAGAATTACTGTTTCAAAAAACAAAAGACCCGGACTATGAAATTATGGCTAGTCGGTGGACAAAAACATTCGCTATTCTTTTAGGTGTCGGAATACCAACCGGTACTATAGCTGGAGTGCAGTTATCCTTACTATGGCCTGGATTTATGGAGGTTATTGGAGAGGTAATGGCACTACCTTTCCAAATTGAAATCTTCGCTTTTTTTATAGAAGCATTATTTATGTCAATATATGTGTACGCTGCAAACCGTATTTCTGCCCGTATGCGAATTATTAGCGTTACACTTGTTGCGATTGGTGCTGTTGGATCTGCGGTTTTAATTACGAACGTGCACGCTTTCGAAGGAACACCAGCAGGCTTTCGGTTTGATGGAAATGGCAACATTGTTGATGTAGACCCGTGGGCAGCGTTTTTTAATCCGAGCTTTTTTGTCTCCGCCGGACACGTTGCTGTATCTGCATGGATGACAGGTGCGTTTGCTGTTGCGTCAGTGGCAGCATATAAAATGCTTAAGTATAAAGCAGAAACAAAACTTTATGAGCATCATCGCAAAGCACTTATGTTAAGTCTAGTTGTTGGAGGTGTATTCTCAATACTAACTGCAACAAATGGACATGAATCAGCACAAATGCTTCATGAGTATCAGCCTGAAAAGCTAGCTGCTGCAGAAGGTTTATTTGAAACCCAGCCATATGCCCCTTTAGCTATTGGTGGCTTCACTGATCCGGTTGAGAAAGAAGTAAAGTGGGGCATTGAAATACCGTGGGCTCTTAGTTTTTTAGCTGGCGACCGTTTTGACACCGTTGTTGTTGGATTAGATGATTTTCCTGAAGAATGGTGGCCGCCATTGTTTGTTCATACACTGTTTAACGCCATGGTTTTAATTGGTGGATTTTTAATTATGCTCTCAATTGCTGGATTTGCCTGGAACAAAATCTTGAAAAAGAAGGAGTTTCCGAGGTTATTTATGTGGGCATTTGTAGCATCAGGTCCTTTGTCTATGCTTGCAATTGAATTTGGTTGGATTTTTGCCTGTACTGGTAGACAGCCATGGACTATATATAGAATGCAATTAACTGAGGATGCTGTTACAACAGCAACTAATCTTAGCACATTATTTGTACTATTCGGTGTACTATATGTATTTTTATGTGTGGCGGTTGTCCTTGTATTACTTTATTATTTCCGCCGTAACCCTCTGGCTGATGAGGTTAAGCAAGCACCTGAAGGAGGGGTATCAACATGACAGATGTATTAATTGCAATTGCTTTACTGTGGGGGTTTATTTTTATTTATGCTGTTATGGCTACTATGGATTTTGGTGCTGGGTTTTGGTCGATGATTTATATTAATCGCGAAAAAACAAATGCAACTAATATCGCTAATCGTTATTTGTCACCTACCTGGGAGGTTACAAATACTTTTATTGTGGCCATTGTAGTTGCTCTAATCACGTTTTTCCCAGGGGCTACATTTGCTTTTGGAACTTTACTTTTAATTCCTGGTAGCTTAATTCTTGTTCTTTTATCAATCCGTAGTGGTTTACTAGTGTTCTCTCATGTAGCAGACGATTATCGAAAACCGTTAACTTATATATCAGGCATTTCAGGCTTATTAATCCCAGGCCTACTCTTGAGTGTTTTACCAATTACTCACGGTGGTTATGAGAAAGTAGTAGGCGATCATGTAGAGTTAGACTTAGTCAAGCTTTTTACAAGCCCACAGGAATATGCGTTTTTAGCTTTTGCCATAGCTAGCTCACTGTTTTTATCTTCACTACTGCTTTCAGATTTTTCTTATGAAGCTAAAGAGTTTGAGGCGTACCAAATTTATCGTAAAGATGCACTTATTACAGGTCCCATTTCAATTGTTATTGGAATTCTGATTGTTGTCACAATGCGCTTCGAAGCACGTTGGATTTACGATAACATGCTTGAAAATATCGGATGGTTAATTGCCTCATTTCTTATGTTTTTAATAGCAGGAGCTTTGTTGTTTTTACCGAACAAAGAAAATCCTCACGGTCGCGGCCGCCCACGTTTAGCTGTTATAGCAGTAGTAGGACAATATTTTTTAGCAAGCTTTGCGTACGGCAAGTCACATTTACCATATATTATTTATCCTGACTATCTTTTGAGCGACGTATTTACAAATCCTACTGCGTTTCGGGCTTTATTTGTTTCATATTTAGTTGGATTTGCCATTTTGTTTCCTGGCTTCATTTACTTCTGGCGTATTTTCACAAAAGGATTTAAGCCTTATAAAACAAAAAAAACCTGACACTCCTACACCTAAAGGAGATGGACTTTCCCGTTCGGGAAGGTATTTAAAAAAGAAGAGAGCCAACACGTTGGCTCTCTTCATATATATATTTCAATACCCCACATGTTAATCTTACATTTTAATCATAATATATGGTTGTGTGAGAATATTGAAAAACGACTCGTTAAAATGTAAATTTTTTGTTACAATTCCACTGAATTACCGTCTCTACTTCACTTTTTTTTCACATTTAGTTTGATTCCTATCCGAAAAAATTAATTCAATCCACAATTCTTCATCTGTATAATCACTTATAATTTACAAATAATAGTAATGAGGTAATACATACACTCATGTTTGCTCATCATGTTCAATGACAAACATCCACTTTATGACAAATAATCATTAAAAGGAGCTGGATAATAATCATGACAATCGACAAACAATCACTTATAAACAATTTTATGAAAGAAATTAAAGATGCTGATCAAATGCGTTTTCCGATTGCCGTTGATTCTTTTACAAACTTATGGACATATGAATTTGGCTCTTTAGATGATTTACCTAATGAAATTGATGATTTAATCGCTGGTCGCGCTTTAGAACTTGGTATGCTAGAAGATTTGGAATAAACTATTAACCAAACTTTAATACTGTGGTTTCATACGAAGCATGCATTGGCTCGGAGCAGTAACTGAACCCGCATTTGATTTTTTTACAGCGGGCTGAGACGGGAGAACATCCCGGCTTACAATCAAAGAAAAAAGTTGTCGCTACAATATAATGCAAAAAAGAAAGAGGCAGTTACTCTAACTGCCTCTCGTTATTTCTCTGTAACGAATTTTTCTTCTAGCGATATACTTTGCAATTAACCCATGTGTAGGTGAGAAGAATAAAGCCAGTGTGAATAACACGCCACCCATCATAGCCATTGACCCTGATATAGATACATTAAAAATACTAGCAAACCAATAGCCTAATATTGCTGCTGCCACTCCAACCGCAATACTCAGTATTAACATTACAAACAATCTGTCTGTCAACAAATAGGCAGTTGCACCTGGCACAATTAACATGGCTACTACTAATATCGCTCCTACACTATCAAAAGATGCAACAGTAGTAATAGATAGCATTCCCATTAATAAGTAATGTATGACCGTAATAGGAATACCAAGAGCTAACGCCATTTCAGGATCAAACGAACTTATTTTTATTTCTTTATAAAATAAAGCAATGAGGATTATATTAATAATTAACACAACACTCAACATCCAAACTGCTATAGGTCCTAGATTCATTCCTGCGATTTCGAGTGTGTTCCATGGTATAAATGCTATTTCGCCCATTAACGCATGTTGTGTATCTATATGAACCTGCCCCGCAAAAACAGATATCAAAATAACACCAACAGCAAACAAAAATGTAAAAACGACACCAATGGATGCATCCGCCTGCACACCTAGTGAGTTTAGAAATTGCACAAGAAAAGCCGTTAACATCCCGACGATAACTGCACCAATTAACATACTTACTCCTTGTAAATTTTGACTAACTAAATACGCACCAATAATACCTAAAATAACAGAATGACTAATAGCATCTGCTAACATTGCCATTCTTCTTAGAATAAGGAAACAGCTGACAAGACCACATGCCGCTCCGACAAGAGATCCTGTCAAGATAATCCAAGCGTCATACCCCATTTGTCTGCCCCCTATCTTTACTTCTATTTATGCGTGGACCATCACCAGCGATTAAAATTGGCTCTCTACCATGCTCTTTTAGTAATTTTCTTAACTGGTTATATGTTTTTTCAGGCAAATCAGTCATCCTAAAAGAGTGATTGTCACGTATAGAAAGTGTCGGAAATTGCATCTCATGCATTAAATATATATCTACTAATCTTTTTTCTAACGTCAAGTTATGCGCTTCTTGTAAGCCCTTCTCTGTTAATCTCCATGACTCCGGTGTAATCCGATACAGAAGACCCTTATTTTCTGCTTCACTGGCCATTTTAACAATCAATCTTCTACTTAATTTTCTTTTTACCTGAATATCTTCAATACTAAATGCACAATTCGCATAGCCATTAACAGACTCTTTACATGCTTCTTCACTTAAATCATAGAATGTTTGTAACATATTTTCTCTTGCTATTGATCTACTGAGTTTTGCACGACGATATGCTTTTGCTATTAACCCTCTATGAGGAGCACACGTAAGTGAAATAATGAAAATAATAGTGGCTGCCACAATAATGACTGGACCAGTTGGCATACCTTTTGTTACTAGACTTAAGAATGTCCCAAGCATTCCCGAGACTGCACCAATGCCCCCAGCAATGATTACCATTTTATCAAGCTTATCTGTCCAATATCTTGCTGCAATAGCCGGTGTAATAAGCATAGCTGCCATAAGCACTACTCCAACAGCCTGTAACCCAATAACAACGGCACAAACGATGAGGGTCATAAGGAGATTATTAAAAAAGCCTATTGGTAGACCTATTCCTTTGGCAAATTGCGGATCAAATGTGAGTAACTTAAATTCTTTAAAAAATGCAAATGTAATAAACACCAGAACTGCAGAAACACCTGTAATTAATCTTACATCTTCTCCAACAAGCGACGCCGCCTGCCCAAAAATAAAATCATCTAATCCACTTTGATTACCTGATGCATTTTGGTTTATATACGTTAGTAACACTATCCCAACCCCGAAAAACACTGACAGGATAAGGCCTAATGCTGTATCTTCCTTGATTCTTGAGTGCTGAATAATTTTCTCTATAAAAAATGTAGCAATTAAACCGGATATTGCGGCTCCTAATAAAAACAAAATAAGTGATTTACTTTGTATAATAAGAAAAGCGATACATATACCAGGTAAAGCCGCGTGTGCAACCGCATCTCCGATTAAGCTTTGTTTTCTTAACAATGAAAAGCTCCCTAACACACCACTTGCCAATCCTAGTAATGTAGTACCTATTAATACCCACTGAGTATTTGCATCTAACAAGTATAGAAACCACTCTTGCATAACTGGTCACCTCCTAGCTTTGTTCAATAAGTGCCTCTTCCTTTTTTAAAAAAGCTAACCGTCCGCCGTACGTTTTTTGAAGATTCTCTAGTGTGAACACTTCGCTTGTTGGTCCCATTTCAATCTTTCTCATATTAAGCAATAACACCCAATCAAAATATTCTTCTACCGTTTGTAAATCATGATGCACAACTAATACTGTTTTTCCCTGTGC from Bacillus sp. HMF5848 includes these protein-coding regions:
- a CDS encoding cytochrome ubiquinol oxidase subunit I, which codes for MDDIVIARSLFGTTMGVHIIFATLGVGLPLMILLAELLFQKTKDPDYEIMASRWTKTFAILLGVGIPTGTIAGVQLSLLWPGFMEVIGEVMALPFQIEIFAFFIEALFMSIYVYAANRISARMRIISVTLVAIGAVGSAVLITNVHAFEGTPAGFRFDGNGNIVDVDPWAAFFNPSFFVSAGHVAVSAWMTGAFAVASVAAYKMLKYKAETKLYEHHRKALMLSLVVGGVFSILTATNGHESAQMLHEYQPEKLAAAEGLFETQPYAPLAIGGFTDPVEKEVKWGIEIPWALSFLAGDRFDTVVVGLDDFPEEWWPPLFVHTLFNAMVLIGGFLIMLSIAGFAWNKILKKKEFPRLFMWAFVASGPLSMLAIEFGWIFACTGRQPWTIYRMQLTEDAVTTATNLSTLFVLFGVLYVFLCVAVVLVLLYYFRRNPLADEVKQAPEGGVST
- a CDS encoding metal ABC transporter permease, which codes for MGYDAWIILTGSLVGAACGLVSCFLILRRMAMLADAISHSVILGIIGAYLVSQNLQGVSMLIGAVIVGMLTAFLVQFLNSLGVQADASIGVVFTFLFAVGVILISVFAGQVHIDTQHALMGEIAFIPWNTLEIAGMNLGPIAVWMLSVVLIINIILIALFYKEIKISSFDPEMALALGIPITVIHYLLMGMLSITTVASFDSVGAILVVAMLIVPGATAYLLTDRLFVMLILSIAVGVAAAILGYWFASIFNVSISGSMAMMGGVLFTLALFFSPTHGLIAKYIARRKIRYREITRGS
- the yidD gene encoding membrane protein insertion efficiency factor YidD, translating into MRVIFIAIIRFYQKFISPLKPPTCRFYPTCSHYGLEAIKRHGALKGGWLTIKRISKCHPFHPGGFDYVPEKKKK
- a CDS encoding metal ABC transporter permease, whose translation is MQEWFLYLLDANTQWVLIGTTLLGLASGVLGSFSLLRKQSLIGDAVAHAALPGICIAFLIIQSKSLILFLLGAAISGLIATFFIEKIIQHSRIKEDTALGLILSVFFGVGIVLLTYINQNASGNQSGLDDFIFGQAASLVGEDVRLITGVSAVLVFITFAFFKEFKLLTFDPQFAKGIGLPIGFFNNLLMTLIVCAVVIGLQAVGVVLMAAMLITPAIAARYWTDKLDKMVIIAGGIGAVSGMLGTFLSLVTKGMPTGPVIIVAATIIFIISLTCAPHRGLIAKAYRRAKLSRSIARENMLQTFYDLSEEACKESVNGYANCAFSIEDIQVKRKLSRRLIVKMASEAENKGLLYRITPESWRLTEKGLQEAHNLTLEKRLVDIYLMHEMQFPTLSIRDNHSFRMTDLPEKTYNQLRKLLKEHGREPILIAGDGPRINRSKDRGQTNGV
- a CDS encoding cytochrome d ubiquinol oxidase subunit II; the protein is MTDVLIAIALLWGFIFIYAVMATMDFGAGFWSMIYINREKTNATNIANRYLSPTWEVTNTFIVAIVVALITFFPGATFAFGTLLLIPGSLILVLLSIRSGLLVFSHVADDYRKPLTYISGISGLLIPGLLLSVLPITHGGYEKVVGDHVELDLVKLFTSPQEYAFLAFAIASSLFLSSLLLSDFSYEAKEFEAYQIYRKDALITGPISIVIGILIVVTMRFEARWIYDNMLENIGWLIASFLMFLIAGALLFLPNKENPHGRGRPRLAVIAVVGQYFLASFAYGKSHLPYIIYPDYLLSDVFTNPTAFRALFVSYLVGFAILFPGFIYFWRIFTKGFKPYKTKKT
- a CDS encoding carbonic anhydrase, whose protein sequence is MSLLMDMLEFNEQFVTKKEYVKYQTTKYPNKKLVVLTCMDTRLIDMLPKAMNLKYGDMKIVKNAGALVAHPFGSIMRSILVAIYELKAQEVMVIGHHDCGMKSLNADRVIEEAKSRGISEETINTIEYAGVDLHGWLHGFENVEDSVRHSVDIIKHHPLIPLDVAIHGLVIDPETGKLDLIINGNEEKLVKK
- the ltaE gene encoding low-specificity L-threonine aldolase, with the protein product MIDLRSDTVTKPTEDMRRASYEAEVGDDVYGEDPTVLKLEEKAAEILGKEAALFVTSGTQGNQVAVLTHCQSGNEVILEAESHLFYYEGAAISAFAGVQPRTIIGKRGTMSVEDVEAAIRPDDVHMPETGLICLENTHNRAGGAVVGLDNMKAIADVANRHHIPTHLDGARLFNAAVALQVRVSDITKYVTTVQVCLSKGLGAPVGSILAGDKTFIEKARKWRKRLGGGLRQAGIIAAPGLIALTSMTERLVEDHKKASILAEGFANFSGLEVVNNVETNIVIVDVKKQNKTSQQFVEELKQQGILAVPFGPSLVRFTTHYDVTNEDIDKTISTIHKMVN
- a CDS encoding S-ribosylhomocysteine lyase; the encoded protein is MPSVESFELDHTAVKAPYVRHCGLHKVGSDGEINKFDIRFCQPNKQAMKPDVIHTLEHLLAFNIREYAQKYNHFEIIDVSPMGCQTGFYLVVSGNATVKEIIDLLADTMKAAVTISEIPAANETQCGQAKLHDLEGAKKLMNFWLNQSKENLAKVFE
- a CDS encoding Dps family protein yields the protein MSNQLTQVVNKQIANWSVLYIKLHNYHWFVTGPEFFTLHAKFEELYTEAAVHIDELAERLLALGGKPVATMSEILETATIKEAAGQEDAKEMVRIIADDFTTVTAELKDGMSLADEVDDETTGDMLLAIHQSLEKHVWMLNAFLGK
- a CDS encoding DUF6154 family protein, which codes for MRKFIQELYNMYREKLSGDEEDADFLAFSVLEELNREDLMEFIQEMGTQELTDMVGLYMIEHLKALIGEEQISEMKSVDHSNGRIIH